A genomic region of Methanomassiliicoccus sp. contains the following coding sequences:
- a CDS encoding pyruvoyl-dependent arginine decarboxylase has translation MYLVPKKFFISSGCAVSKVSDLNAFDKALLEAGIGELNIVSVSSVLPVGAEQVGIRELPMGAVTHCVLAQMRGGEGEMISAGIAYGFRKDGKGGYVAEGHIHGSKKALREIMEWKMDEMAKLRGIEMETIEYRIEELSVPMDNYGACVAALVFIEY, from the coding sequence ATGTATCTCGTCCCGAAGAAGTTCTTCATCAGTTCTGGCTGTGCTGTCAGCAAGGTCTCTGACCTTAACGCTTTCGACAAGGCCCTTCTCGAGGCCGGTATCGGTGAGCTAAACATAGTGTCCGTATCCTCGGTCCTTCCCGTAGGGGCTGAGCAGGTCGGGATCAGGGAGCTGCCCATGGGGGCCGTCACTCACTGTGTCCTTGCCCAGATGAGGGGCGGAGAGGGCGAGATGATATCGGCCGGTATCGCCTATGGCTTCAGAAAGGACGGAAAGGGCGGCTACGTGGCCGAGGGACACATTCATGGGTCCAAGAAGGCCCTCCGTGAGATCATGGAGTGGAAGATGGACGAGATGGCCAAGCTGCGCGGGATAGAGATGGAGACCATCGAGTACCGCATCGAGGAGCTGTCCGTACCTATGGACAACTACGG